From the genome of Drosophila melanogaster chromosome 2L, one region includes:
- the CG31883 gene encoding uncharacterized protein, with product MAIEPISAVPSLLSDYLRTPSCPPNLQWDPTVKICLPNLDYNQYVPKGLLNNPSLPGSPWNSPVATPGRKPGGSSGGGTKETLERKPVQRPVAKPSVSSGGGSGGSTEEKPGGSAGGGSGGSPKDKPVESSGASPGEKPAGSPESKPEGSSGGAAEVGAAGEKPVDIPQQKPEDSSGGGSGGSPQNKPVESSKGNPEVKPAGIPENKPVESSKGNPEVKPAGIPESKPGGSSVGAAAESADKKPIESPDKKPIESPDKKPIEIPKGKPGGDSDGSTGRPEEKPIVSPGEKPTGSSGGNAKGNVGEKPAGSAGGTTNTNINTIKIQHKR from the coding sequence ATGGCTATAGAACCGATTTCTGCAGTTCCTTCTTTATTATCCGACTACCTTAGGACTCCGTCTTGCCCACCGAACTTACAGTGGGACCCTACTGTTAAGATTTGCCTCCCAAACTTGGATTATAATCAATATGTGCCTAAGGGACTTCTGAACAACCCGAGCTTACCTGGGTCGCCGTGGAACTCGCCTGTGGCAACACCTGGAAGAAAACCTGGAGGAAGTTCTGGTGGTGGCACTAAGGAAACTCTTGAAAGAAAGCCTGTGCAACGTCCTGTTGCGAAACCTAGTGTTAGTTCTGGCGGAGGCTCTGGGGGAAGTACTGAAGAAAAACCAGGAGGAAGTGCTGGCGGGGGCTCTGGTGGAAGTCCTAAGGATAAGCCTGTAGAAAGTTCTGGAGCAAGTCCTGGAGAAAAACCAGCAGGTAGTCCGGAGAGCAAACCAGAAGGTAGTTCTGGTGGAGCTGCTGAAGTTGGAGCTGCTGGAGAAAAGCCTGTTGATATTCCACAACAAAAACCAGAAGATAGTTCTGGCGGAGGCTCTGGGGGAAGTCCTCAGAATAAGCCTGTAGAAAGTTCTAAAGGAAATCCAGAAGTAAAACCGGCAGGAATCCCTGAGAATAAGCCTGTAGAAAGTTCTAAAGGAAATCCAGAAGTAAAACCGGCAGGAATCCCTGAAAGCAAACCAGGAGGTAGTTCTGTCGGAGCTGCTGCAGAAAGTGCTGATAAAAAACCAATAGAAAGTCCTGATAAAAAACCAATAGAAAGTCCTGATAAAAAACCAATAGAAATTCCAAAAGGAAAACCTGGAGGTGATAGCGATGGCTCGACAGGACGTCCCGAAGAGAAACCGATTGTAAGTCCTGGGGAAAAACCAACAGGTAGTTCTGGCGGGAATGCTAAGGGAAATGTAGGAGAAAAACCTGCAGGCTCCGCTGGAGGAACCACCAACACAAATATCAACACTATTAAAATACAACACAAACGCTAA
- the CG17855 gene encoding uncharacterized protein gives MEKRATSTMQVLYAELAAAKSRSAELEEENILLRHRLNRASASHSTNAAINVEAKIMVFQLEEERDRLVETLQKHKKKYNKLHDAYLEKVKRCRALEEMFKRQKTLTGLVMKSSLDQRNAEQRMAMEKRQSAQSDVNELNELKAKVEKLQRALDESYDIIDEMDFELESVELLEMQNQSLRDELAAFKAKSEEGATSLPASLPNDDDPPPKYEEDYPGQHHKAMQARRCSSSSESDPKDDDADAETMERAALTHSLIQTVETESNALRRELLRSRCQRTIRAKLEKESEPVD, from the exons ATGGAGAAACGTGCTACATCTACCATGCAGGTTCTCTATGCAGAACTGGCTGCCg CAAAGTCCAGAAGTGCGGAGCTGGAGGAGGAAAACATTTTGCTGCGCCATCGACTAAATCGCGCATCTGCCAGCCACAGCACCAATGCGGCCATAAATGTGGAGGCCAAGATCATGGTCTTCCAATTGGAGGAGGAACGAGATCGTCTGGTGGAAACACTGCAGAAGCACAAGAAGAAGTACAACAAACTGCATGACGCTTATCTGGAGAAAGTGAAACGTTGTCGTGCTTTGGAGGAGATGTTTAAACGGCAGAAGACGCTTACAGGCTTGGTAATGAAGTCCTCTTTAGATCAAAGAAATGCAG AGCAACGAATGGCTATGGAGAAAAGGCAGTCGGCCCAAAGCGATGTCAACGAATTGAACGAGCTGAAGGCCAAAGTAGAAAAACTTCAAAGAGCCCTTGATGAGTCATACGACATTATTGACGAAATGGATTTTGAACTTGAGAGC GTGGAATTACTGGAAATGCAAAACCAATCCTTGCGGGACGAATTAGCCGCTTTTAAGGCAAAATCAGAAGAAGGAGCGACCAGTCTGCCGGCCTCGCTACCCAACGATGACGACCCACCGCCCAAATATGAGGAAGACTATCCCGGACAGCATCATAAAGCTATGCAGGCCCGGCGCTGCTCCTCTAGCAGTGAATCTGACCCCAAGGATGATGATGCCGACGCAGAAACTATGGAAAGAGCTGCTTTAACCCATAGC CTCATACAAACTGTGGAAACAGAGAGCAATGCCCTAAGACGGGAATTGTTGAGATCCCGCTGTCAAAGAACAATTCGCGCCAAGTTGGAGAAAGAAAGCGAGCCTGTTGATTAG
- the Cpr30B gene encoding cuticular protein 30B, with amino-acid sequence MMGKVTYLLCLCLASAVWAIELQAEPDYGPVAYEFQWSVNDPHTGDIKSQKESRKDDKVEGVYELIDSDGYRRIVQYKADDHNGFEAIVQREPTDIKIPLPEPPKKLLAAKILTPVLPVAPLVHYAAPKAIIKQELSAGNYVSVSGPTAQYKY; translated from the exons ATGATGGGAAAA GTTACCTATTTGTTGTGCCTGTGCCTGGCCAGCGCCGTTTGGGCCATTGAATTGCAGGCGGAGCCGGACTACGGACCAGTGGCCTACGAGTTCCAGTGGTCGGTGAACGATCCCCACACCGGCGACATCAAGAGCCAAAAGGAGTCCCGCAAGGACGACAAGGTCGAGGGTGTCTACGAGCTGATCGATTCCGATGGCTATCGCCGCATAGTGCAGTACAAGGCGGATGATCACAACGGTTTCGAGGCAATTGTCCAGCGTGAGCCCACGGACATCAAGATACCGTTGCCTGAGCCACCCAAGAAGCTCCTGGCCGCCAAGATCCTGACTCCCGTGCTACCGGTGGCGCCACTCGTCCACTACGCCGCCCCCAAGGCCATTATCAAGCAGGAGCTGTCCGCCGGGAACTATGTCTCTGTATCCGGACCAACAGCACAGTACAAGTACTAA
- the CG13113 gene encoding uncharacterized protein, which yields MHPWSISAKMVGCPETRQLLVTLLLTLGFCLGGSSKDTVADADAKWMAPLKQYGYTPQHLKNKVEHGEFTTFELGTPNYQILNPEDEPEYITADQPHYQEMLRRLTSGRSKADTIDVEMASRTETVRETSDPGQSKKPSQIQVPVKPKTQLKQNRWEKLRKRSSIEKRRDHKETMETDVRDDQSFFPDIQVYPGLPFQSRVANLN from the coding sequence ATGCATCCATGGAGCATCAGTGCGAAAATGGTCGGCTGCCCGGAGACACGACAACTACTGGTCACATTGCTATTGACCCTTGGCTTCTGCCTGGGGGGAAGCTCAAAGGATACAgttgcggatgcggatgccaAGTGGATGGCTCCACTTAAGCAGTATGGGTATACGCCGCAGCATCTGAAGAACAAAGTGGAGCATGGTGAATTCACCACCTTCGAACTGGGCACCCCCAACTACCAGATTCTCAATCCCGAAGACGAACCGGAATACATAACTGCGGATCAACCGCATTATCAGGAGATGCTGAGGCGACTTACCAGTGGTCGTAGTAAAGCTGACACCATTGATGTGGAAATGGCAAGTCGCACGGAAACGGTTCGCGAGACTTCCGATCCGGGTCAATCTAAAAAACCATCTCAAATTCAAGTGCCAGTTAAACCGAAGACACaactaaaacaaaatcgcTGGGAGAAACTAAGGAAGCGCAGCTCCATCGAAAAAAGACGTGACCACAAGGAAACCATGGAAACTGATGTGCGGGATGATCAAAGTTTCTTCCCTGATATTCAGGTTTACCCCGGCTTACCCTTCCAAAGTCGTGTAGCAAATCTAAATTAA
- the Oatp30B gene encoding organic anion transporting polypeptide 30B, isoform D codes for MYQMTGLYSETNSGDDSSIDAALDHDSQPHATSYLAGDQLPSTVGSGPGGGGPSAVADSVTVKCHSRQASAGKCPADPEEDFDEEQFRSGDCGILNCRPYGIQRFARIKIFVVLLSLLVMMQQALSSGYINSVITTIEKRFEIPSSYSGLIASSYEIGNVITVIFVSYLGSRRHIPVWIGIGAVIMGIGSLVFMVPHFTGEPNPGIAIVNKTSDNICKSALVRDQDMDLGRLSSGLSNQPLAPHTLREDNCLEGKASTTGPVLLFVLAQLLLGCGGSPLFTLGTTYVDDHVRTESSSMYIGFMYSMGAFGPVVGFLLGAYLLSFHMDSLSSTTISITPGDRRWVGMWWGGFLLCGVILLVVAVPFFSFPKVLAREKKKIRKSSVVQPVLPNNSRATVATDEMGKVKKLEIVAVTSKEDQSQAPPKVDTGYGKDIKDIPQSMLRLVKNPVYIVTCLGACMELMIVSGFVVFLPKYLETQFSLGKSQANIFTGSIAVPGACIGIFLGGCILKRFQLKPKGAVQFVLITNVICLACYAMLFFLGCDNLKMAGTTIPYYTSNKHGSTLEQPFQVNLTAACNFGCECLTSEVEPVCGNNGLTYFSPCHAGCTAFSSTSNTNYTNCACVRANISSSIYRGAGGSQAQALSANENFAEVTVVPVATAGPCATPCRTIYPFLILLFFMTFLVASTQMPLLMIVLRSVSEEERSFALGMQFVIFRLFGYIPAPILFGNLIDSTCILWKSSCGEKGGRCLIYDIEKFRYKYVGLCASVKLIALVIFMVDWWLVRRRKQLEKMKPLNASDPIIGSIISLDKLFEEKLSGAEPSTAFVGGGGELIIPTDILRHSRNDSRTMHMDYCYDKCGRVVTPANTCNQPQTKSKKHFRSASCDVKMIKSFARDHSSSSGPADAAGQDAVGASTKYKNLKKFQAHTRNHSTDLHDPSQPIRYIQNQLRPQDCPEEDDDEELTTGCGHFVKKHSRNHSYDQIYMPNNIRFDADFLRHPHSHHNPKKNVNVLKNVVSDVGKLKNSNEIEAGGAGSRGHSRNNSKDLNTKISSATPASGQVVTDASTTGLSVLRHRRTNSKDLNYQVLPESAASSSVSGHAHPQHTRNTSHHKIQIDDDRNELINDNDDEEEERSACA; via the exons ATGTACCAGATGACCGGCCTCTACTCGGAGACAAATAGCGGCGACGACAGCAGTATAGATGCGGCCCTAGATCATGACAGCCAGCCCCATGCCACGTCCTACCTGGCGGGGGATCAATTGCCGTCGACAGTTGGCAGTGGACCTGGAGGTGGTGGACCATCAGCGGTGGCCGACAGCGTGACGGTGAAGTGTCACAGTCGACAGGCATCGGCGGGCAAATGTCCGGCTGATCCGGAGGAGGACTTCGATGAGGAGCAGTTCCGATCGGGAGATTGCGGCATTCTCAATTGCAGACCTTACGGAATTCAGCGATTCGCCCGCATTAAGATCTTTGTGGTGCTGCTCTCGCTGCTGGTGATGATGCAGCAGGCCCTTAGTTCGGGTTACATTAACTCCGTAATCACCACAATCGAGAAGCGCTTCGAGATCCCCTCCAGCTATTCGGGGCTAATAGCCTCTAGCTATGAGATCGGCAATGTGATCACCGTGATCTTCGTTAGCTACCTGGGCAGCCGACGTCACATTCCCGTGTGGATTGGAATCGGAGCTGTAATTATGGGCATTGGCTCGCTGGTGTTTATGGTGCCGCATTTTACGGGCGAACCCAATCCGGGAATAGCGATCGTCAACAAAACCAGCGACAACATTTGCAAGAGTGCCTTGGTTAGAGATCAGGACATGGACTTGGGTCGCCTGTCCAGCGGACTATCCAACCAACCACTGGCGCCGCACACACTGCGCGAGGATAACTGTCTGGAGGGCAAAGCCTCTACCACGGGGCCGGTGTTACTCTTCGTACTCGCCCAGTTGCTCCTCGGATGCGGAGGCAGCCCACTGTTTACGCTAGGCACCACCTACGTCGACGATCACGTGCGAACGGAGAGCTCCTCGATGTATATCGGTTTCATGTACAGCATGGGAGCGTTTGGACCAGTGGTGGGATTCCTGCTTGGTGCCTATCTTCTTTCTTTCCACATGGACTCGCTATCTTCCACCACTATATCGATCA CTCCCGGCGACAGACGTTGGGTGGGAATGTGGTGGGGCGGTTTTCTGCTATGCGGAGTCATTCTGCTGGTGGTGGCTGTGCCCTTCTTCTCCTTCCCCAAAGTGCTTGCCCGCGAAAAGAAGAAGATACGGAAGAGCAGCGTAGTGCAACCAGTTTTGCCGAACAACTCTAGAGCCACTGTGGCGACGGATGAGATGGGCAAGGTGAAGAAGCTGGAGATTGTGGCCGTGACCAGCAAAGAGGACCAGTCGCAGGCGCCACCCAAGGTGGACACGGGCTATGGAAAGGACATCAAGGATATTCCGCAGTCAATGCTGCGTCTGGTAAAGAATCCCGTATACATCGTGACCTGCCTTGGAGCCTGCATGGAGCTGATGATCGTCTCTGGTTTCGTGGTCTTTCTGCCCAAGTACCTAGAGACGCAGTTCAGCCTGGGCAAGAGTCAGGCGAACATCTTTACTGGCTCGATCGCTGTGCCTGGAGCTTGTATTGGAATCTTCCTTGGAGGCTGTATTTTAAAACGATTCCAACTAAAGCCCAAGGGTGCCGTCCAATTTGTCCTGATCACGAACGTCATCTGCTTGGCCTGTTATGCGATGCTATTCTTCCTCGGTTGCGACAATCTTAAGATGGCTGGCACCACGATTCCCTACTACACCAGCAACAAGCATGGATCTACTTTGGAGCAGCCTTTCCAGGTCAACCTCACAGCCGCCTGCAACTTTGGCTGTGAGTGTCTGACCAGTGAGGTGGAACCGGTGTGCGGTAACAATGGACTTACCTATTTTAGTCCTTGCCACGCCGGCTGCACGGCCTTTTCATCCACATCCAACACCAACTACACCAATTGCGCCT GTGTTCGCGCTAACATCTCGAGCAGCATTTATCGTGGCGCTGGTGGCAGCCAAGCCCAGGCTCTCAGTGCTAACGAGAACTTTGCCGAGGTGACGGTGGTTCCGGTAGCTACTGCCGGTCCATGTGCCACGCCTTGCCGCACTATCTACCCGTTCCTCATACTGCTATTCTTCATGACCTTTTTGGTGGCCTCTACGCAGATGCCGCTGCTTATGATCGTGTTGAGATCGGTATCCGAAGAGGAACGTTCCTTTGCCCTTGGCATGCAGTTTGTAATATTTCGACTATTTGGATACATACCGGCTCCCATATTGTTCGGAAATCTAATCGATTCTACTTGCATTCTCTGGAAGTCGTCCTGCGGCGAGAAGGGCGGTCGCTGTCTCATCTACGACATTGAAAAGTTCCGATACAA atatgTTGGGCTGTGTGCATCTGTAAAGCTGATTGCCTTGGTTATCTTTATGGTGGATTGGTGGCTGGTGCGAAGGCGAAAGCAGCTTGAGAAAATGAAGCCGCTTAACGCCAGCGATCCAATAATCGGATCCATCATTAGCCTAGACAAAT TATTTGAAGAAAAGCTGTCGGGTGCCGAGCCGTCTACTGCATTTGTTGGTGGTGGAGGAGAGCTGATCATACCCACAGATATACTTCGTCATTCCCGCAATGATTCACGCACCATGCATATGGATTATTG CTACGACAAATGCGGTCGTGTGGTAACACCGGCAAACACCTGCAACCAGCCACAGACCAAGTCTAAGAAACACTTCCGTAGTGCCTCTTGTGACGTGAAGATGATCAAGAGCTTTGCTCGAGATCACAGCTCATCTAGCGGACCTGCGGATGCGGCTGGTCAGGATGCTGTTGGTGCCAGCACAAAATACAAGAATCTCAAAAAGTTCCAGGCGCACACGCGCAATCACTCGACAGACCTACACGACCCCAGTCAACCCATCCGATATATTCAGAACCAACTTCGGCCGCAGGACTGCCCCGAAGAGGATGATGACGAAGAGCTGACCACCGGATGCGGACACTTCGTTAAAAAGCACTCTCGTAACCACAGCTACGACCAAATCTACATGCCCAATAACATACGCTTCGATGCGGACTTCCTACGACACCCCCATTCACATCACAATCCCAAAAAGAATGTGAATGTTTTAAAGAATGTGGTTTCGGATGTGGGCAAGCTAAagaattcaaatgaaatagAAGCTGGTGGAGCTGGATCACGTGGACATTCCCGCAACAACTCGAAGGACTTGAACACCAAAATTTCTAGTGCAACTCCTGCTTCGGGTCAGGTAGTAACGGATGCCAGTACCACGGGCCTAAGTGTGCTGAGACATCGGCGAACCAATTCCAAGGATTTAAATTATCAAGTGCTGCCGGAGTCTGCTGCCTCCAGTTCGGTGTCAGGGCACGCTCATCCTCAGCACACGCGAAACACGTCGCACCACAAGATCCAGATCGATGACGATCGTAACGAGCTCATCAACGATAACGATGATGAAGAGGAGGAGCGTTCCGCGTGTGCTTAG
- the Oatp30B gene encoding organic anion transporting polypeptide 30B, isoform A: protein MSAKHIEQYTNPSFEQESDQPPDPLGGVADVGAGNASSSSNGHIANDAGTANRKGHRRQESMYQMTGLYSETNSGDDSSIDAALDHDSQPHATSYLAGDQLPSTVGSGPGGGGPSAVADSVTVKCHSRQASAGKCPADPEEDFDEEQFRSGDCGILNCRPYGIQRFARIKIFVVLLSLLVMMQQALSSGYINSVITTIEKRFEIPSSYSGLIASSYEIGNVITVIFVSYLGSRRHIPVWIGIGAVIMGIGSLVFMVPHFTGEPNPGIAIVNKTSDNICKSALVRDQDMDLGRLSSGLSNQPLAPHTLREDNCLEGKASTTGPVLLFVLAQLLLGCGGSPLFTLGTTYVDDHVRTESSSMYIGFMYSMGAFGPVVGFLLGAYLLSFHMDSLSSTTISITPGDRRWVGMWWGGFLLCGVILLVVAVPFFSFPKVLAREKKKIRKSSVVQPVLPNNSRATVATDEMGKVKKLEIVAVTSKEDQSQAPPKVDTGYGKDIKDIPQSMLRLVKNPVYIVTCLGACMELMIVSGFVVFLPKYLETQFSLGKSQANIFTGSIAVPGACIGIFLGGCILKRFQLKPKGAVQFVLITNVICLACYAMLFFLGCDNLKMAGTTIPYYTSNKHGSTLEQPFQVNLTAACNFGCECLTSEVEPVCGNNGLTYFSPCHAGCTAFSSTSNTNYTNCACVRANISSSIYRGAGGSQAQALSANENFAEVTVVPVATAGPCATPCRTIYPFLILLFFMTFLVASTQMPLLMIVLRSVSEEERSFALGMQFVIFRLFGYIPAPILFGNLIDSTCILWKSSCGEKGGRCLIYDIEKFRYKYVGLCASVKLIALVIFMVDWWLVRRRKQLEKMKPLNASDPIIGSIISLDKLFEEKLSGAEPSTAFVGGGGELIIPTDILRHSRNDSRTMHMDYCYDKCGRVVTPANTCNQPQTKSKKHFRSASCDVKMIKSFARDHSSSSGPADAAGQDAVGASTKYKNLKKFQAHTRNHSTDLHDPSQPIRYIQNQLRPQDCPEEDDDEELTTGCGHFVKKHSRNHSYDQIYMPNNIRFDADFLRHPHSHHNPKKNVNVLKNVVSDVGKLKNSNEIEAGGAGSRGHSRNNSKDLNTKISSATPASGQVVTDASTTGLSVLRHRRTNSKDLNYQVLPESAASSSVSGHAHPQHTRNTSHHKIQIDDDRNELINDNDDEEEERSACA, encoded by the exons ATGTCGGCCAAGCATATCGAGCAGTATACGAATCCCTCCTTCGAGCAGGAATCCGACCAACCGCCTGACCCcttggggggcgtggcagatgTGGGAGCAGGcaacgccagcagcagcagcaatggcCACATTGCCAACGATGCCGGCACGGCAAATCGCAAAGGTCACAG GCGGCAGGAATCCATGTACCAGATGACCGGCCTCTACTCGGAGACAAATAGCGGCGACGACAGCAGTATAGATGCGGCCCTAGATCATGACAGCCAGCCCCATGCCACGTCCTACCTGGCGGGGGATCAATTGCCGTCGACAGTTGGCAGTGGACCTGGAGGTGGTGGACCATCAGCGGTGGCCGACAGCGTGACGGTGAAGTGTCACAGTCGACAGGCATCGGCGGGCAAATGTCCGGCTGATCCGGAGGAGGACTTCGATGAGGAGCAGTTCCGATCGGGAGATTGCGGCATTCTCAATTGCAGACCTTACGGAATTCAGCGATTCGCCCGCATTAAGATCTTTGTGGTGCTGCTCTCGCTGCTGGTGATGATGCAGCAGGCCCTTAGTTCGGGTTACATTAACTCCGTAATCACCACAATCGAGAAGCGCTTCGAGATCCCCTCCAGCTATTCGGGGCTAATAGCCTCTAGCTATGAGATCGGCAATGTGATCACCGTGATCTTCGTTAGCTACCTGGGCAGCCGACGTCACATTCCCGTGTGGATTGGAATCGGAGCTGTAATTATGGGCATTGGCTCGCTGGTGTTTATGGTGCCGCATTTTACGGGCGAACCCAATCCGGGAATAGCGATCGTCAACAAAACCAGCGACAACATTTGCAAGAGTGCCTTGGTTAGAGATCAGGACATGGACTTGGGTCGCCTGTCCAGCGGACTATCCAACCAACCACTGGCGCCGCACACACTGCGCGAGGATAACTGTCTGGAGGGCAAAGCCTCTACCACGGGGCCGGTGTTACTCTTCGTACTCGCCCAGTTGCTCCTCGGATGCGGAGGCAGCCCACTGTTTACGCTAGGCACCACCTACGTCGACGATCACGTGCGAACGGAGAGCTCCTCGATGTATATCGGTTTCATGTACAGCATGGGAGCGTTTGGACCAGTGGTGGGATTCCTGCTTGGTGCCTATCTTCTTTCTTTCCACATGGACTCGCTATCTTCCACCACTATATCGATCA CTCCCGGCGACAGACGTTGGGTGGGAATGTGGTGGGGCGGTTTTCTGCTATGCGGAGTCATTCTGCTGGTGGTGGCTGTGCCCTTCTTCTCCTTCCCCAAAGTGCTTGCCCGCGAAAAGAAGAAGATACGGAAGAGCAGCGTAGTGCAACCAGTTTTGCCGAACAACTCTAGAGCCACTGTGGCGACGGATGAGATGGGCAAGGTGAAGAAGCTGGAGATTGTGGCCGTGACCAGCAAAGAGGACCAGTCGCAGGCGCCACCCAAGGTGGACACGGGCTATGGAAAGGACATCAAGGATATTCCGCAGTCAATGCTGCGTCTGGTAAAGAATCCCGTATACATCGTGACCTGCCTTGGAGCCTGCATGGAGCTGATGATCGTCTCTGGTTTCGTGGTCTTTCTGCCCAAGTACCTAGAGACGCAGTTCAGCCTGGGCAAGAGTCAGGCGAACATCTTTACTGGCTCGATCGCTGTGCCTGGAGCTTGTATTGGAATCTTCCTTGGAGGCTGTATTTTAAAACGATTCCAACTAAAGCCCAAGGGTGCCGTCCAATTTGTCCTGATCACGAACGTCATCTGCTTGGCCTGTTATGCGATGCTATTCTTCCTCGGTTGCGACAATCTTAAGATGGCTGGCACCACGATTCCCTACTACACCAGCAACAAGCATGGATCTACTTTGGAGCAGCCTTTCCAGGTCAACCTCACAGCCGCCTGCAACTTTGGCTGTGAGTGTCTGACCAGTGAGGTGGAACCGGTGTGCGGTAACAATGGACTTACCTATTTTAGTCCTTGCCACGCCGGCTGCACGGCCTTTTCATCCACATCCAACACCAACTACACCAATTGCGCCT GTGTTCGCGCTAACATCTCGAGCAGCATTTATCGTGGCGCTGGTGGCAGCCAAGCCCAGGCTCTCAGTGCTAACGAGAACTTTGCCGAGGTGACGGTGGTTCCGGTAGCTACTGCCGGTCCATGTGCCACGCCTTGCCGCACTATCTACCCGTTCCTCATACTGCTATTCTTCATGACCTTTTTGGTGGCCTCTACGCAGATGCCGCTGCTTATGATCGTGTTGAGATCGGTATCCGAAGAGGAACGTTCCTTTGCCCTTGGCATGCAGTTTGTAATATTTCGACTATTTGGATACATACCGGCTCCCATATTGTTCGGAAATCTAATCGATTCTACTTGCATTCTCTGGAAGTCGTCCTGCGGCGAGAAGGGCGGTCGCTGTCTCATCTACGACATTGAAAAGTTCCGATACAA atatgTTGGGCTGTGTGCATCTGTAAAGCTGATTGCCTTGGTTATCTTTATGGTGGATTGGTGGCTGGTGCGAAGGCGAAAGCAGCTTGAGAAAATGAAGCCGCTTAACGCCAGCGATCCAATAATCGGATCCATCATTAGCCTAGACAAAT TATTTGAAGAAAAGCTGTCGGGTGCCGAGCCGTCTACTGCATTTGTTGGTGGTGGAGGAGAGCTGATCATACCCACAGATATACTTCGTCATTCCCGCAATGATTCACGCACCATGCATATGGATTATTG CTACGACAAATGCGGTCGTGTGGTAACACCGGCAAACACCTGCAACCAGCCACAGACCAAGTCTAAGAAACACTTCCGTAGTGCCTCTTGTGACGTGAAGATGATCAAGAGCTTTGCTCGAGATCACAGCTCATCTAGCGGACCTGCGGATGCGGCTGGTCAGGATGCTGTTGGTGCCAGCACAAAATACAAGAATCTCAAAAAGTTCCAGGCGCACACGCGCAATCACTCGACAGACCTACACGACCCCAGTCAACCCATCCGATATATTCAGAACCAACTTCGGCCGCAGGACTGCCCCGAAGAGGATGATGACGAAGAGCTGACCACCGGATGCGGACACTTCGTTAAAAAGCACTCTCGTAACCACAGCTACGACCAAATCTACATGCCCAATAACATACGCTTCGATGCGGACTTCCTACGACACCCCCATTCACATCACAATCCCAAAAAGAATGTGAATGTTTTAAAGAATGTGGTTTCGGATGTGGGCAAGCTAAagaattcaaatgaaatagAAGCTGGTGGAGCTGGATCACGTGGACATTCCCGCAACAACTCGAAGGACTTGAACACCAAAATTTCTAGTGCAACTCCTGCTTCGGGTCAGGTAGTAACGGATGCCAGTACCACGGGCCTAAGTGTGCTGAGACATCGGCGAACCAATTCCAAGGATTTAAATTATCAAGTGCTGCCGGAGTCTGCTGCCTCCAGTTCGGTGTCAGGGCACGCTCATCCTCAGCACACGCGAAACACGTCGCACCACAAGATCCAGATCGATGACGATCGTAACGAGCTCATCAACGATAACGATGATGAAGAGGAGGAGCGTTCCGCGTGTGCTTAG